The following proteins are co-located in the Phytoactinopolyspora mesophila genome:
- a CDS encoding Glu/Leu/Phe/Val family dehydrogenase, with amino-acid sequence MTAVEPFIAPVDELPADEAIRRHVDEAARAIGLESDVGEVLDSSYREISVQVPLRRDDGSLLVARGYRVQHNGARGPYKGGLRFHPDVDLTEVRALASLMTWKAALLDLPFGGAKGALRVDPGELSDRELQALTRRFAISISHVMGVYRDIPAPDVGTNAQVMAWFMDAFSSRHGYSPASVTGKPVDLGGAPGREAATGRGLVYMLEAAARRWGWDLTDRRMVVQGFGNVGSWVARELDALGARVIAVSDVSGAMLNDNGLDIPRLVQTVNAGGRVTDADISYVKLSHDELLTLECDVLVPAALGDCITSANARNIQASVVLEGANHPVTPQADAELAERGITVIPDILANGGGVTGSYFEWTQNIQQFTWTENRFNAELRERLDRVFDEVASYVEQRECTYRQAAYAIALERVVRAIQLRGYV; translated from the coding sequence GTGACCGCTGTTGAGCCGTTCATCGCCCCGGTTGATGAACTACCTGCTGACGAAGCCATCCGCCGACACGTCGACGAAGCGGCGAGGGCCATTGGGCTCGAGTCCGACGTGGGCGAGGTGCTCGACTCCAGCTACCGCGAGATCAGCGTCCAGGTGCCGCTGCGCCGGGACGACGGCAGCCTGCTGGTTGCCAGGGGATACCGGGTGCAGCACAACGGTGCGCGCGGACCGTACAAGGGCGGCCTGCGCTTCCACCCGGATGTGGATCTCACCGAAGTTCGCGCGCTCGCGTCGCTGATGACCTGGAAAGCCGCGCTGCTCGACTTGCCGTTCGGCGGTGCGAAGGGAGCGCTGCGGGTCGATCCGGGAGAACTGTCCGATCGGGAGCTTCAGGCGCTGACTCGCCGCTTCGCGATATCGATCAGCCATGTGATGGGCGTGTACCGTGACATCCCAGCCCCTGACGTGGGGACGAATGCTCAGGTCATGGCCTGGTTCATGGACGCTTTCAGCAGTCGCCACGGATACTCGCCGGCTTCGGTGACCGGCAAGCCGGTGGATCTCGGGGGTGCGCCAGGGCGCGAGGCCGCTACGGGGCGCGGGCTGGTCTACATGCTGGAGGCCGCGGCCCGCCGGTGGGGCTGGGATCTCACCGACCGACGGATGGTGGTCCAGGGGTTCGGCAATGTCGGCTCCTGGGTCGCTCGCGAGCTGGACGCGCTTGGCGCCCGGGTCATCGCGGTCAGCGATGTGAGCGGTGCCATGCTCAACGACAACGGGCTGGACATACCCCGGCTGGTGCAGACGGTCAATGCCGGCGGCCGTGTCACGGACGCGGACATCTCCTACGTCAAGCTGTCCCACGACGAGCTGCTGACGCTCGAATGTGATGTGCTTGTTCCGGCCGCGCTGGGAGACTGCATCACCTCGGCGAACGCCAGGAACATTCAAGCATCGGTAGTGCTGGAAGGTGCTAACCATCCGGTGACACCACAAGCCGATGCCGAGCTCGCCGAGCGAGGGATCACGGTCATTCCGGACATCCTCGCCAACGGCGGTGGCGTTACCGGGTCCTACTTCGAGTGGACCCAGAACATTCAGCAATTCACGTGGACGGAGAATCGCTTCAACGCTGAGCTCCGCGAACGGCTCGACCGGGTGTTTGACGAGGTCGCGTCTTACGTGGAACAGCGCGAATGCACGTATCGGCAGGCGGCATACGCCATCGCCCTCGAACGGGTGGTGCGGGCCATTCAGCTACGCGGATACGTCTGA
- a CDS encoding TetR/AcrR family transcriptional regulator, protein MPRVTEAHLAARRQQILEAAWRCFARNGFHGTSMQDIFEESGLSAGAIYRYFPGKIDLVQATAESVTGDIAEVFDLIDAIEPVPDPPATFRLVIERIVSAIADGEVDRSRIAVHVWSEALREPQVGVLAREVGRAVRDRWVPIAARWRAAGHMPADSDPAEVARLMYGLMVGFVLQRQLLGDITPAQYLDGFSSLFRGGEQS, encoded by the coding sequence ATGCCGCGCGTCACTGAAGCCCATCTAGCTGCTCGTCGTCAGCAGATCCTCGAGGCGGCCTGGCGGTGTTTCGCCCGCAACGGGTTCCACGGAACGTCCATGCAAGACATCTTCGAGGAGTCGGGGCTTTCGGCCGGCGCAATCTACCGTTACTTTCCCGGCAAGATCGATCTCGTCCAAGCCACCGCCGAATCCGTGACCGGAGATATCGCGGAGGTATTCGACCTGATCGACGCCATCGAGCCAGTTCCCGATCCGCCGGCGACCTTCCGGCTGGTCATCGAGCGGATTGTCAGCGCCATCGCCGACGGCGAGGTCGATCGGAGCAGGATCGCGGTACATGTCTGGTCGGAGGCGCTCCGGGAACCCCAGGTCGGAGTCCTGGCTCGTGAGGTGGGCAGGGCAGTCAGGGACAGATGGGTGCCCATCGCCGCTCGATGGAGAGCTGCCGGGCACATGCCCGCGGACAGCGATCCCGCCGAGGTGGCCCGCCTGATGTACGGGCTCATGGTCGGATTCGTCCTTCAACGCCAGCTGTTGGGAGACATCACGCCGGCTCAGTATCTTGATGGGTTTTCCAGCCTCTTTCGTGGCGGCGAGCAGAGCTGA
- a CDS encoding ABC transporter permease: protein MTKRTEAPADVTSAPAESSTSPPTPAATSWHTAIRIGIGLSLLVGVLITAFAWPAANTEPRDVPLAVAGPPEAVAQVEQQLNAAVPDGFDLEPVADAAEAQGLIEDREVYGAIVLTPDGPPHVLTASAASPAVAQVVQAIAAQMTSGPEGAPQAPIEDVVPLPDDDPRGAGFSAAALPMVMGGMIVGIALSFAVAGVWRRVAGGAIAAIGGGLVAALVVQPWLGTLEGNYLANASVIALTIAAIAFTLIGLNALIGPAGIGLGAAVIFLLGNPLSGVTSAPEMLPTGWGALGQLLPPGAGGNLLRSTSFFDGAAAGGPVLVLSTWIVLGVALAAIGHARRPAAQVARI from the coding sequence ATGACCAAACGAACCGAGGCGCCAGCCGACGTCACATCGGCGCCGGCCGAATCCAGCACTTCCCCGCCCACACCAGCGGCAACGTCGTGGCACACCGCCATCAGGATCGGCATCGGACTCTCGCTTCTCGTGGGCGTCTTGATCACGGCGTTCGCGTGGCCTGCGGCGAACACAGAACCCCGTGACGTTCCACTCGCCGTCGCCGGCCCGCCCGAGGCGGTCGCCCAGGTGGAGCAGCAGCTCAATGCCGCCGTGCCTGATGGCTTCGATCTCGAACCCGTCGCCGATGCCGCTGAAGCGCAGGGGTTGATCGAGGACCGCGAGGTGTACGGTGCCATCGTCCTGACCCCCGACGGCCCGCCGCACGTGCTGACCGCGTCGGCAGCCAGCCCCGCAGTGGCACAGGTCGTGCAGGCGATCGCTGCCCAGATGACCAGTGGCCCAGAGGGAGCGCCTCAAGCACCGATTGAGGACGTGGTCCCGCTGCCCGACGACGATCCGCGAGGTGCCGGTTTCTCCGCTGCCGCACTCCCGATGGTGATGGGCGGCATGATCGTCGGAATCGCCTTGTCTTTCGCCGTCGCCGGCGTGTGGCGCCGGGTGGCCGGCGGGGCGATCGCGGCCATCGGTGGCGGATTGGTCGCGGCGCTCGTCGTCCAACCGTGGCTCGGCACCCTCGAGGGCAACTATCTGGCCAACGCGAGTGTCATCGCGTTGACGATCGCCGCGATAGCGTTCACTCTGATCGGCCTCAACGCGCTCATCGGCCCGGCCGGCATCGGCCTCGGCGCCGCCGTGATTTTCTTGCTCGGCAACCCGCTGTCCGGTGTCACATCGGCGCCGGAAATGCTCCCCACCGGGTGGGGAGCACTGGGCCAGTTGCTCCCACCGGGCGCGGGCGGAAACCTGCTGAGGTCGACGTCATTCTTCGACGGCGCCGCAGCCGGAGGCCCTGTACTGGTACTCAGCACCTGGATCGTGCTCGGTGTGGCGCTGGCCGCGATCGGCCACGCCAGGCGACCGGCGGCACAGGTCGCTCGCATCTGA